From Salvia splendens isolate huo1 chromosome 3, SspV2, whole genome shotgun sequence, a single genomic window includes:
- the LOC121794039 gene encoding uncharacterized protein LOC121794039 isoform X2 yields the protein MNESADDYYSHEFDYQSDFTQFLKEAKNSTFQVNLNGVEKKETKQLDWEKKHRKSWKKSLFSWLKNGTRSKSKTLNQPSHSHTTCPPSRAKRANMSGPIRRSTGVVSASSERTRRAASGPLAGLFGSTGSPKGAYMCLGEIKEQKIQAYGPIYMVT from the exons ATGAATGAATCTGCAGATGATTATTATAGCCATGAATTTGATTATCAGTCAGATTTCACACAG TTCTTGAAAGAAGCCAAAAACAGCACCTTCCAAGTGAATCTAAATGGAGTAGAGAAAAAGGAGACAAAACAGTTGGATTGGGAAAAAAAGCACAGGAAATCATGGAAAAAATCCCTATTTTCTTGGTTGAAGAATGGCACTAGAAGTAAAAGTAAAACACTCAACCAACCATCTCACTCTCACACCACTTGCCCGCCCTCGAGGGCGAAGCGCGCCAACATGTCAGGCCCAATCAGACGATCTACTGGTGTTGTCAGCGCATCGTCTGAAAGGACCCGTCGTGCGGCGTCTGGGCCCCTGGCCGGGCTTTTTGGTTCGACCGGGAGCCCGAAAGGAGCATACATGTGCCTTGGAGAGATTAAGGAGCAGAAGATTCAAGCTTATGGGCCTATATATATGGTCACATAG